Proteins from a genomic interval of Hemicordylus capensis ecotype Gifberg chromosome 14, rHemCap1.1.pri, whole genome shotgun sequence:
- the LOC128337360 gene encoding serum amyloid P-component-like: MSHVVLKDKPKEPLTSFTVCLKYYTDLTRPHVLFSYATRKHDNAILLFKDKPNVYSLYVNNQKVTFTTEGNQSIKSAGEHICMSWESATGLVGFWLDGKPFPRKGLKKGDSIDAEASILLGQEQDSFGGGFDVNQSFVGEIEDVYMFGRVLSPRAVRAVNVNDALSIYLMAWSALSFEISSYVSMEISLVLLDM; encoded by the coding sequence ATGTCCCACGTGGTTCTGAAGGACAAGCCAAAGGAGCCTCTGACCAGCTTCACCGTGTGCCTGAAATACTACACGGACCTGACCCGGCCCCACGTCCTCTTCTCTTACGCCACCAGGAAACACGACAACGCAATCCTCCTCTTCAAAGACAAACCCAATGTGTACAGCCTGTACGTGAATAATCAGAAGGTGACCTTCACCACTGAAGGAAACCAGAGCATTAAATCAGCCGGGGAGCACATCTGCATGAGCTGGGAGTCAGCCACGGGGTTAGTGGGGTTCTGGTTAGACGGGAAACCTTTCCCCCGGAAGGGGCTGAAGAAAGGGGACTCTATCGATGCAGAGGCCTCCATCCTCCTGGGGCAAGAGCAGGATTCTTTTGGGGGTGGCTTTGATGTCAACCAatcctttgtgggggaaatcgAAGATGTGTACATGTTTGGTCGGGTCCTGTCCCCCAGAGCTGTCAGGGCTGTCAACGTGAACGACGCTCTTTCCATTTACCTGATGGCCTGGAGTGCCCTGAGCTTTGAAATCAGCAGTTATGTGAGCATGGAGATCTCCCTCGTTCTCTTGGACATGTGA
- the LOC128337402 gene encoding C-reactive protein-like — protein MGTLHTFLLILVGLVGSRAQEDLRGKTFVFPETSTTAYVVLKTLQQQQQPLTGFTVCLKFFTDLTRAYGLFSWATKTTHNEILIFRPKPTETRLYVGSTSVSFTVPSKQGAGASEEKLCMSWESSTGLVEFWLDGKPFPRKGLKKGYSISPEASVILGQEQDSFGGSFHINQSFVGELRDLYMWDRVLTADEIGLTWNDGTLSNYLINWRSLQYDIKGYVVVKPFLAPID, from the coding sequence ATCTGAGAGGGAAGACGTTTGTTTTCCCAGAGACATCCACCACAGCCTACGTGGTTCTGAAAActctacagcagcagcaacagcctctgACCGGTTTCACCGTGTGCCTGAAATTCTTCACAGACCTGACTCGAGCATACGGCCTCTTCTCTTGGGCAACCAAGACCACACACAACGAGATCCTCATATTCCGTCCCAAACCCACTGAAACCCGGCTTTATGTGGGAAGTACCAGTGTGAGCTTCACTGTCCCATCAAAACAGGGGGCTGGAGCCAGCGAGGAAAAGCTCTGTATGAGCTGGGAGTCAAGCACGGGGTTAGTGGAGTTCTGGTTAGACGGGAAACCTTTTCCACGGAAGGGGCTAAAGAAAGGTTACTCCATCAGTCCGGAGGCATCTGTTATCCTTGGGCAGGAACAGGATTCCTTCGGAGGCAGTTTTCATATCAACCAATCTTTTGTGGGCGAGCTCAGAGATTTGTACATGTGGGATCGGGTGCTGACGGCCGATGAAATCGGCCTCACTTGGAATGACGGTACCCTTTCCAACTACCTGATTAACTGGAGATCCCTCCAGTACGATATCAAAGGTTATGTCGTGGTTAAGCCCTTCCTGGCTCCTATCGACTAA
- the LOC128337401 gene encoding C-reactive protein-like: MEMLLLSLLTLVSLSGSLAQQDLQGKTFIFPEASNTSHVVLKSKPEEPLTNFTVCLRSCTDLTRAYGLFSYATRKHDNAILLFKDKPNVYSLYVNNQSVTFTTEGNQSIKSAGEHICMSWESATGLVGFWLDGKPFPRKGLKKGDSIETEASILLGQKQDSFGGGFDVNQSFVGEMEDVYMYDRVLSPGEIKALYYKHLPPSSLINWRSLSFDIKGYVVLNLSLAAWRRLLISGLTGSPGLVLRIL; encoded by the exons ATGGAGAtgctgctcctctccctcctcaccCTTGTCAGCCTCTCGGGGTCCCTTGCTCAGCAAG ATCTCCAAGGGAAGACCTTCATTTTCCCAGAGGCCTCCAACACGTCCCACGTGGTTCTGAAGAGCAAGCCAGAGGAGCCTCTGACCAACTTCACCGTGTGCCTGAGATCCTGCACGGACCTGACCCGAGCCTACGGCCTCTTCTCTTACGCCACCAGGAAACACGACAACGCGATCCTCCTCTTCAAAGACAAACCCAATGTGTACAGCCTGTACGTGAACAATCAGAGTGTGACCTTCACCACTGAAGGAAACCAGAGCATTAAATCAGCTGGGGAGCACATCTGTATGAGCTGGGAGTCGGCCACGGGGTTAGTGGGGTTCTGGTTAGACGGGAAACCTTTCCCCCGGAAGGGGCTGAAGAAAGGGGACTCTATAGAAACGGAGGCCTCCATCCTCCTGGGGCAAAAGCAAGATTCTTTTGGGGGCGGCTTTGATGTCAACCAAtcctttgtgggggaaatggaagATGTGTACATGTATGATCGGGTCCTGTCCCCCGGTGAAATCAAGGCCCTCTACTACAAGCATCTTCCTCCCTCATCCCTGATTAACTGGAGATCCCTGAGCTTCGACATCAAGGGTTATGTGGTCTTGAATCTCTCTCTGGCTGCCTGGAGACGTTTGCTAATCAGTGGCCTAACAGGTAGTCCAGGATTGGTTTTGAGAATATTGTAG